The DNA segment GCATGTTCCCGTCCCTGCTCACCGTAGGTCTTGATCCCGCGCTGGTGGACGACGCGCCCTCGTCGCGGGCGGCGTTCCCCGAGCTCGACGCCGAAACGGTCCGGGCCGGCGTGGCCGCCGAACGGGCCCGGATGGAGGAACTCGGCTTCACTGTCGACATCTGCCTGCTCGACTACGGCCGCACGGCCGAGGCGGTCTACCGCGCCGCACTGTCCGGGAAGGACTACGACATCGTGGTGATCGGCGCAGGCATCCGGCTGGACCCGGCGCTGACCCCGCTCCTCGAGGTCCTGGTCGGCACCACCCACGAGTTGGCACCCGGCGCGAAGCTCTGTTTCAACGTGAGCCCGTCGACAACCGTCGAGGCCGTCCAGCGATGGTGGCCCGAACGCAAGCCACTGGAGCCACTACTCTGATGCTTGTCCGGACCTCCCCATCAGTGCTGGTCAAGGACTTGGGTGTGGAGAGAGTGCGGCGCCGCTGCCGCGATGGGCGGAATCCGCCCGGTTCGTCGGAACGCCCACGGCGAGCGGAGTCCGGTCAGCGGCGGCAGGCATGACAAGGGAAAGGCGTAAACGCATGGGTGTCAGTCGCGTCATCGACGAGAACGGGACTGGAGGGGGCGTCTCGGGGGAGCGCCTGGTGCTCTTCACCGACGCGGTGACCGCGATCTCCATCACCCTGCTGATCCTGCCGCTGGTGGACCTCGTCCCGGAAGTCGCGTCCGCCCACAAGCCCGCCAGCGATGTGATCACCGGTCACCTGAGCCAGATCTGGAGCTTCCTGCTCAGCTTCGCGGTCATCGCTAACATCTGGCGGGAGCACCACCGGGCCTTCTCGACGGTCAAGACGGCCTCCCGCTCCCTGACAGGGTGGAACATGGGGTGGCTGCTCTCCGTCGTCGTCATACCCCTCCCGACGGAGATGATCGGCGCCTTCGGCGGCCACGACCGGTTCGTGGGGGCGTTCTACTACGCGGCGCTCCTGGTCGGCATGGTGTGCCGACTGGCCATGCTGAGAATCCTGAAGACCAACCCGGGGATGGTCGAGGGGGACAGCGAAGGTACCCGCCGGAGGACCGCTGACCTGTACACCGACAGCTTCATCACCGTCCTCGCCGTGGTCGTCGCGTTCGCCATCGCGCTCGCCGTGCCCGTGCTGCAGTACTACAGCCTTCTGGTGCTGATCGTGGCGGGGCGGGTGCCCTTCACGGGCCGACGCACCGCTCGCTGACCACTGAAAAGGCCGGCGCCGGGCCGCGCATCACTGCTGGGCCGGTTCCCAGGTGTCCCCGCCGAGCGGGTGCACGTAATGGGGCCGGCCCTTCATGCTGCTCGCGCGGAACGGCCTGCCGTGGTCGTCGATACGGATCGTCCCGTGCCGGTCGCCGCTGCTCCACTGGAGATCCAGGTACCAGCTGACGTCGTGGGCCGACGTGGTGGCGTTGATCTCCAGGACCTGCGGGTCGGTGGCGGACACCTTGTACGGGAAGTCGGTGGCCGGGACCTTGCGGTCGCCCTGGACCCCGGCGGCCGGTTCCGCCAGGGGGGTACCGGTGTCCAGGTTCACATCGAACCCGGCCGGGACGATCCCGCCGCCGCAGCCGTCGCCCATGGCGTACGAGGCCCAGGCGAGCGGCGCGTGACGTCCCACGATCCGTACGTGCAGGGCCTGGAGCACCACCGCGTCCGCCGTCTTGCCCTGCACGGACAGCTCGATCCGCGCACCGCCGCTGGAGACACCGCCCAGGGCGGTGGCCCAGCTCGCGGCATCCTGTTCGGCCGGGGGCGGCGGCATCTTCGCAGCCGCCCGGTCCACCAGATACGACTGGCTGCACGGGTCCTCCCAGATGTACGGGCGGACGTTCACCGTCAGCGGTACGGCGGGGACGCTGCGGCCGTCGGGCCCCAGGTCACCGGTGGTCCCGGCGGACCGGCCACCCGGCGCCGGGGGAGAAGCGGAGTGGGACGGGGTGGAGGAGGGAGAGGGGGAGGCGGAGTGGGACGTCCGCGGGGACGGTCCCGTGGACGGCGAACCGGTCTGCGGATGCCCCGGAATCCTCTCCGCGACCGAGGCGGCGCCGGACGTACCGTCGGGGCGCAGCGCCAGCGCGACGGGTACGGCGACTGCGGCGGCGAGCACCACGGCGGCCCCGATCAGCCAGAGGCGGGTGTTCCCACGCGACCGGCCGGGCGCCGGGCCCGACCCGGGAGCGGCGGAAGGCTCCCCGGGGCCGGATACACCGGAGCCACCGGAGCTATCGGAGACATCGGAGACATCGGAGACACCGGACAGAAGCTCCGGCTCCGGCTCCGGCTCCACGCCATCCTGAACTACCGCTTCCGGAACTACCGCGTCCTTGGGCCGCCTTCTCGCCGCGTCGGCCAGCAGCCACCGCCGGTGCAGCGCGATCAGTTCGTCCGGGGTCGCCGCACAGAGCCGTGCGAACCGCTCGACGGGCGCGTAATCGGTCGGCACGGCGTCGCCGTTGCAGTACCGGTGCACCGTGGACGTACTCATGTGGAGCTTCCCGGCCAGGGCTCCGTAGCTGCGCCCCGAGCGGTTCTTCAGCTCCCGGAGCAGCGCGGCGAATTCCTCGGTCTCGGAGCCCACGGCCACCGTCCCCCTCGTTCCATGTCCCGGACACCCGATGCGCGTTCCAGGAAGGCGTTCCAGGGACGTCCCATCCCGCCAGGTCAGAGTACGCGCAGCCGTTCCACCGTCCCCAATGGCCCGGGAACGATTGCGGTGGGAATCGGCCACCCCACAAGCTGAGTTCGTGTTCAACCGACTCCGGCACGGCTTCGACCTGAGCGTCGTCGACATGGTCGCGCTGGTCGTACTGGCCGCGTCGGCGACCACAGTCGTCCTGCTCATCAGCCATCTCTGAACTTCCACCGGCCTCCACGGCTTCCACCGACTCCACGGGGAGAATCACCATGAACATCCGCCGCACCCGCGTCGCCACCGCAGCCGCCACCGGTCTGATCGCCGCACTCGCCCTCACCGGCCTGTCGGCCGCCACCGCGAGCGCCGCCCCGGCCAAGACGACGAAGATCGTCACCTGCACCAGTGCCACCACCAAGGTCGCCGTCTCCAAGGTCAGCAAGCCCGTCAACCACCTGCTGATCAAGGCCACCAACAAGGGCAGGACGCCCTGCTACGCGTACTACGCGCCGACCCTCCGCTTCGACCAGGACCAGGCCGCCACGCAGATCAACGAGGACAGCACCCCGCAGGCCGTCGTGACCCTGGACCCGGGCCAGACCGCCTATGCGAGCGTCCGTACGACCGGTGGCGGCGGCCACCCGCGTGCGGCCAAGAAGCTGGGCGTCGGCTTCGCCAACCGCGCGGGCAACGGCACCGGTTCGCTCACCACGTCGGCCCTCCCGAAGGGCACCCGGATCGACGACTCGGCCGAGGTCACCTTCTGGCAGTCCACCTCGGCGCTCGCCCTGCGCTGGTAGCCCGACGGGCCCCGGCCCGCGCCCCGTGACGACCGGAACGTCCTGGCCTCTCCCCCGGAGACCAGGACGTTCCGCCGTGGCGCGCTCCCGTTAGCATGCAGGCGTGACCAAGCCCGTTGAACTCGTGATATTCGACTGTGACGGCGTTCTGGTGGACAGCGAGCGCATCGCGGCCCGCGTGGACGCGACGAGTCTGGCGGAGCTCGGCTGGCCGCTCAGCGAGGCCGAGGTCGTCGAACGCTTCATGGGCCGCTCGCACGCCGACATGATCGCCGACATCGAGAAGCACCTCGGCCGCAGCCTTCCGGACGGGTGGGAGGCCGAACAGCTCCGGCTGTACCGCACGGCCATGGAGGCCGAACTCACCGCTGTCGACGGCGTGGTGGAGGCCCTCGACCAGATCCGGCTGCCCACCTGTGTGGCGTCCAGCAGCGGCCATGACGCCCTTCGTCACACCCTGGGTCTGACCGGGCTGTACGCACGCTTCGAAGGACGCATCCACAGCGCGGCGGACGTCGCCAACGGCAAGCCCGCACCGGACCTCTTCCTCCGCGCGGCACAGCACATGGGATTCGACCCCGAGGTCTGCGCCGTGGTCGAGGACAGCCGCTACGGAGTGCAGGCTGCCCGAGCCGCCGGCATGCGTGCGTTCGGATACTGCGGCGGACTCACGCCCGCGGAATGGCTGGACGGGCCGGGCACGGTGGTCTTCGACGACATGCGGGAGCTGCCGGCTCTCCTCACCAGGGCGGGGCACTGAGGTGCGGGGTACCGAATTGTTGATCACGAACGTCCGCCCCTGGGGCGGCGCCCCCTGTGACCTGGCCGTCCGGGACGGCGTGATCACCGCGCTGACCCCGCACGACCCGGCCCGCCCCACCACGGGCGACGCGACGGGTGACGCGGCAGGAGTCACGAAGGACGGCCCGGCCGGCGACGTGGTCGCGGGCCGGGGCAGGCTCGCCGTGCCCTCCTTCTCGGACGTCCACTGCCATCTGGACGCCACCCGTATCGGTCTGCCGTTCCGTCCGCACACCGGCGCCCCCGGCGTCTGGGCCATGACGATGAACGACCGCGCCCACTGGCGGGACGACGAGTGGACCGTGGCCGAGCGCGCCACCCACACCCTCGGCCGCATGATCGAGCGCGGCACCACGCGGGTCCGCAGCTACGCGCAGATCGACGCGGACTCCGGCCTTGAGCGCTTCGAGGGCGTCCTCGCCGCCAAGGAGGCCCACGCCGGCCGCTGCGAGGTCGAGATCATGGCGTTCCCGCAGGCCGGTCTGCTCCGGGAGAAGGGCGTACCGGACCTGATGGACCGGGCGCTGTCCTCCGGCGCGGCCGTGGTCGGCGGGATCGACCCCTGCACCCTGGACCGCGACCCGGTGCGCCACCTGGACATCGTCTTCGGTCTCGCCGAGCGCCACCAGGCCCCCATCGACATGCACCTCCACGAGCCGGGCCCGCTGGGCGTGTTCAGCGTCGACCTGATCCTGGAGCGGGTGCGCGCGCTGGGCATGGCGGGCCAGGTGACCCTGTCCCACGCGTACGACCTGGGGAGCGTCGACGAGGCGACGACCCGGCGTCTCATCGAGGAGTTCGCCGAGCTGGACATCGCGATGGCGACCATCGCCCCCGCCCAGCACCACGCGCTGCCGCTGGCCGACCTGACGGCCGCCGGGGTCCGGGTCGGGCTCGGCGAGGACGGCCAGCGCGACTACTGGTCGCCGTACGGCAACGCGGACATGCTCGACCGCACCTGGCAGCTCGCCTTCACCAACCGCTACCGGGCCGACGAGCTGATCGAGCACTGCATGGCCGTCGCCACCCTGGGCGGCGCCGCGATCCTCGACGGCGGCCTCCCCCGTCTGACGTCGGTCGCCGACCGCCCCGGGCTCGCCGTGGGAGACCGCGCCGATCTGCTCCTCGTGGACGGCGAGACGGTGACGTCCGCCGTCATGGACCGGGGCACCGACCGTACGGTCCTGCACGACGGCCGGGTCGTCGCGGACGGCCTGAAGCTCGTCGGCTGAGCCGGCGCCACTGACCCGGCGCCACTGACCCGGCGCCGCTGAGCCGGCGCCACTGACCCGGCGCCACTGACCCGGCGCCGCTGAGCCGGCGCCACTGACCCGGCGCCACTGACCCGGCGCGACTCCCGACACCGCTCACCCGCCGAACCACCCCGCCACATCCACCCGGAAGCCGCCGCCCGGCACCGCGCCCGGGACGAGGGCCCGCAGGTCGGACTCCAGCCCGGCGAGCCGTTCCGGACCCAGGACCCGCGCCCACTGCGCGTACAGCTCGTCGAAGATCTGCCCCGACCGCACCAGCACCTCCACCCCGCGCGCGGTGAGCAGCACCAGCTTGCGCCGCCCGTCGGCGGGGTCGGCGGCCCGCTCGGCGTACCCGAGCTCCTCAAGGCGCTCCACGGTCTTGCCCGCCGCCTGCTTGGAGACCCCGAGCCTGCGCCCCATCTCGCTCGCCGTCGCGCCCCGCACCCCGATCGCCTGCAACGCGAAGCCGTACGCGGGGCGCACGTCGGGGTGCCCCTCCTCGGCAAGGCGCGCATGGAGCTGGTCGATGGCCGAGCGGAACCCGGCGAACAGCAGCATCGGCAGCTCGTACCCGCGCCCGTCCGCCGCACTCACCGCCGCGTCGTCCGCCGCCCCCCGCCCGACGCCGCGCCGAGCCGTTCGCCCGGCCCCATGTTCAGCTCCGTGCTCAGCTCCGTGCTCAGTCATGGTGCGGCCCGCCCTTGCGAAACTCGACAACCTGGTTTACGTTTTCGTCAATCACGTTGTCGAGTTTAGAGCGAAGGACCAGCCATGACCATTACCGCCTTCCCCGGCCACACCGTCGAGTCCGCCCCCGCCCCCGCCCGCCGCGCCATGCAGGCCACCACCGACCGCCTCGGCTACCTCCCGTCCCCCGTGGCCCGGATGGCCACCTCCCCGCAGACCCTCGACGGCTTCCTGAAGCTCAGCGGGATCTTCGAGTCGACCACCCTCTCCCAGCTGGACCGCGAGGTCCTCATCCTCACGATCGCCACCCGCAACGAGTGCCACGTCTGCGTGGCCATGCACACGGCGAAGCTCACCGCGATGGAAGCGGACACCGGCCTCATCGAGGCCCTGCGCACCCAGAAGCCGCTCGCGGACGGGAAGCTGGAGGCGCTGCGCACGTTCACGCTGGAGGTGCTGGCGACCGCCGGGGCGGTCGCGGAGCCGGAGCTCCAGGCGTTCCTGGCCCACGGGTACACCACCCAGAACGCCCTGGAAGTGGTCCTGGGCATCGGCACGTACACCCTCTCGACCTTCGCCAACCGGCTCACCGGCGCCCCGGTCGACGAGCGGCTCAAGCCGTTCGCGTAGGACCCCACTCGCACCACACGACCTTGCCGGGGCTGCGTCCGGCCACGCCCCACCGGTCAGCCAGCGCCTCCACGAGCAGCAGCCCCCGCCCGGACTCGTCGTACGACCTGAGCTGGAGCCGGTACCCCCGGCCGGGCGGAACGCTGACTAGTTGCGCGGCAGTAGCCATGACGTTCACGGGCGCACAAGCTTCGGCGGAGCCACACGAGTCGGTGCTCGTCACCAGGGGGCAGGGAGCGGACGCATGCCCCCGTGACGCCTTGTGTCTGTACGAGCACCGCGACTACAACGCGTCCGGACAGGGCGACATCTGGATCGTGAAGAGTGACGTTCCAGACCTGGGCAAGTGGGGCGGCAGCAACGTCGTCAGCTCCATCGTCCTCAACTCCACGGACCCCGACTCGCGTGCCTACCTCTATGACCTGGCGACGCCTGGGCTGAACGGCGGGGTGGGATCGGTCTGGCTGAAGGTGTCCAACAGGGCAAGGATTCCAGACCTGCGCGAAGTGCTCGTGTACGAGAAGAAGCTCGTCGAGCAGCCCGGCTACAACGACACCGTCGTCACAGACACGGCGTGACGCAACTACGACAACCGCATCAGTCAAGTGAGCTGGGGGAAGAAGCTCAACCCCAACTACAAGCCCCCCGTGGCCAAACCACTCCTCGATTACGACCCGAACGGAAACCTGAACCTCTCGGAGTGCTTCGCCAACAACACCTGCTGAGCGCGTAGGAACCCCCGATGCCCCTTGGCGTGGCGTCGGGGGGCCCGCATCTGACATCCAGGTTCTCACCGGGGCCGGGGCGGGCAGCCAAACGCCCCTGGCACGGGAGATTCCCGCGCCAGGGGCGTTTGGCTGCTGAGCCGGAAAGTTACGTCACCTTCGTGTGCCACTTCCCGCGGGCGAGGATGGTTGTCCCGTCCGGCTGGAACAACATGGCCGGCGCACTCGTGTGCTTGGCGCACGAAAGAGCTGCCTCAGCGGAGGGCTTCGATGGCTTTCACTATGAGGGACCGCGCGGTCGCGCCGTACACAGCCATCCCGCGCAGCTCTTCGAACGCCTTGAGGTACAACGCGATTTCTGACGGCTGCGTGATATTCACCTGGGCCGATAGCAGCTCGACGGAGACCAAAGTGTCGTCATACACGTTGAACATCTCCTGTGGCCACAGGGGGCGTTCTGACGTTGCCATAGGGATGACGCCGAGAGATACGGCCGGCAACGCACCAGCAGTCAGTAGCTGCCCCAGCTGGGCGGCCATGGCGTCGGCGTCGCCCAGCTGGTAGCGCAACGCTGCCTCCTCGATGAGCAGGAGGAAGTGATGCCCCGACTCGTGGATGATCTGCGAGCGCTCCAACCGCGCGGCCGCTGCTTCCGCCCCGTCGTCGGGAACATCGAGAAACCGGGCGTTCGCACTCAGGAGTGCACGCGCGTACCCCTCCGTCTGCAGGAGGCCCGGGAGCAGTGTCGGGGAGTACACGCGGAACGTACGGGTGGAGCGGTAGAGCTGGACGTAGCTGTCCTGTAGCTGCCTCAGCCCGGTGCGGGCCCGACGCCGCCACTCCGTGTACAGGGACTCGGCATGCCGTGATGCGGCGATCAGGTCGGCGACCTGATCCGTCGCGCTGCATGTGCGGCACCACAGGCGGATGTCCGTCGTAGACGGTGGTGTCCTTGCGTTTTCGATCCGCGATGTCTTGGCGTGATGCCATCCGCACTGAGCGGCCAGCTCGACGACGGTCAGCCCCGCGTCCTTTCTGAGGTCGCGCAGTCGCCGCGCCACGTTCTCGCGGGCTGCCTGGGCTGACGACGATGGGGAGATGGGCATGAGCTGGCCTGTTCAGTGCTTCCTGTTAACGGATCTCGTACTGGTCGTGCGGTGTTCCGCGCTCCCAGACTGCTTCGAACGCGTCAGCGCACTGCCTGACCAGTTTCGGTTCCGTGCGCAACTCCATTCCCCGTGGTGCCCAGTTGCCCTCACCGGTGAAGTGGTTGAAAAGCACCGACGAGCCGTCGAAGATCCACAGATCGCTACCCGGCAGCAGTAGCTCCGCGGCCCGGTGTCGAGGTAGCCATCGAACCTTCTCCCCGGCGTGCACGTTGACTGATGTGCCGGCGTGCTCGTACCGGATGTACTCGGTTACGGGCTCGGAGACCACGCGCGCCCGGCGAACGGTGACGCCGCGCTTGATGGCGCGGGAGATCAGGTCGACCCACGGCGTCCAGTAGGCCGAGCCGGGATCGGAGTCGCGTAGGCCGGTGCTCTGCCAATGGGTGAAGTCGGCGGCTTCGTCGCCCACGCCGTAGATGTCGCGCATCTCAAGGTGAACGGCGGAGTGCTGTGCCGCTTCCATCAGTTCACGAAAGTTTGGCTCGCTCTGCGGCATCGCATGCCTCCCTCAGCATCGGCACCAGGTGGACGGGAATTCGGATGACGCTCTCGTGGTCCGGGATGCCCTTCGCGTGTCCAGGTGCAGTGTTCTCCACACACTGCGCGCGGGTGGAGTCGTCTGCTGTGTAGCTCTGCAGGACGATGTCTGCGTTCTCATGGTCGACCCAGGCAGTCGGGGACCCGTTCTGCCCGGTGTTCGGATCGATCCCGATGAACTCTAAGTTCATGGTCACCCTCCGTGGCTTCACTGTGCGGAGATGTGCGTCAATCTTCTCGACCGGGCGCCATGGGTCAAGGTGGAAAGTAGCCAATCGTCCCAGTGAATTCGTCCAGGCGCACATTCATGCACACTGCTGGATCTCACGCACATCGCTTCCCTACGTTCGTGGGTAACGGCAGCCCGACTGTGCTTCTGCGGGCGGCCCATCGGCGCGGCACACCGAGGGGATGACTCATGAGTGATCTGGAAGCCCGGTCGGCACAGCAGTGGATCGATACCGGGTCGGGCCCTGGCCGCATGCAGGCTGTTGTCAACACGAGGGCGGTGCGGGCGGACGCCGGTTATCGGCAGTTTCTCGACCACGTCCGGAGCTGCCCTGACTCGTGCCGACTCGGTGTGAACTGCGCTATCGCCATCACCTTGCAGCACGCGTGGCGCGACGCGAAGAACATGGCGCTCTCGTGATCTGCGCGAGCTGTGACCGACCGATCCGGCCCGGCGAGCCGTCGCAAGAGTACGAAATCAGCAGCGGCACCGGGGCGGTCGCGGCGGTGCGCCTGCACGTCGCCTGCCCGGTCCGCGTCCGGTACGTGCGCCGCTACTGCCCATGAACTCCCGCCCCGACCGGATCTCTTGGCGGAGCCACCGGCCAGGGCGGGTCAATCCCCACCGGACACACCAGAGGAGATCACCGTGAGCGTACCTCCGAACCCTGGGCCCGACCCGTCCCCGATTCCCGTCATCGCCCGAGCGCTCATCACCGACGTGCAGTTCACCAGCTGCCGTA comes from the Streptomyces sp. NBC_01471 genome and includes:
- a CDS encoding carboxymuconolactone decarboxylase family protein, translating into MTITAFPGHTVESAPAPARRAMQATTDRLGYLPSPVARMATSPQTLDGFLKLSGIFESTTLSQLDREVLILTIATRNECHVCVAMHTAKLTAMEADTGLIEALRTQKPLADGKLEALRTFTLEVLATAGAVAEPELQAFLAHGYTTQNALEVVLGIGTYTLSTFANRLTGAPVDERLKPFA
- a CDS encoding helix-turn-helix transcriptional regulator encodes the protein MPISPSSSAQAARENVARRLRDLRKDAGLTVVELAAQCGWHHAKTSRIENARTPPSTTDIRLWCRTCSATDQVADLIAASRHAESLYTEWRRRARTGLRQLQDSYVQLYRSTRTFRVYSPTLLPGLLQTEGYARALLSANARFLDVPDDGAEAAAARLERSQIIHESGHHFLLLIEEAALRYQLGDADAMAAQLGQLLTAGALPAVSLGVIPMATSERPLWPQEMFNVYDDTLVSVELLSAQVNITQPSEIALYLKAFEELRGMAVYGATARSLIVKAIEALR
- a CDS encoding ATP-binding protein; the protein is MVTSTDSCGSAEACAPVNVMATAAQLVSVPPGRGYRLQLRSYDESGRGLLLVEALADRWGVAGRSPGKVVWCEWGPTRTA
- a CDS encoding peptidase inhibitor family I36 protein — translated: MTFTGAQASAEPHESVLVTRGQGADACPRDALCLYEHRDYNASGQGDIWIVKSDVPDLGKWGGSNVVSSIVLNSTDPDSRAYLYDLATPGLNGGVGSVWLKVSNRARIPDLREVLVYEKKLVEQPGYNDTVVTDTA
- a CDS encoding helix-turn-helix domain-containing protein — protein: MGSETEEFAALLRELKNRSGRSYGALAGKLHMSTSTVHRYCNGDAVPTDYAPVERFARLCAATPDELIALHRRWLLADAARRRPKDAVVPEAVVQDGVEPEPEPELLSGVSDVSDVSDSSGGSGVSGPGEPSAAPGSGPAPGRSRGNTRLWLIGAAVVLAAAVAVPVALALRPDGTSGAASVAERIPGHPQTGSPSTGPSPRTSHSASPSPSSTPSHSASPPAPGGRSAGTTGDLGPDGRSVPAVPLTVNVRPYIWEDPCSQSYLVDRAAAKMPPPPAEQDAASWATALGGVSSGGARIELSVQGKTADAVVLQALHVRIVGRHAPLAWASYAMGDGCGGGIVPAGFDVNLDTGTPLAEPAAGVQGDRKVPATDFPYKVSATDPQVLEINATTSAHDVSWYLDLQWSSGDRHGTIRIDDHGRPFRASSMKGRPHYVHPLGGDTWEPAQQ
- a CDS encoding TMEM175 family protein produces the protein MGVSRVIDENGTGGGVSGERLVLFTDAVTAISITLLILPLVDLVPEVASAHKPASDVITGHLSQIWSFLLSFAVIANIWREHHRAFSTVKTASRSLTGWNMGWLLSVVVIPLPTEMIGAFGGHDRFVGAFYYAALLVGMVCRLAMLRILKTNPGMVEGDSEGTRRRTADLYTDSFITVLAVVVAFAIALAVPVLQYYSLLVLIVAGRVPFTGRRTAR
- a CDS encoding amidohydrolase family protein, which produces MLITNVRPWGGAPCDLAVRDGVITALTPHDPARPTTGDATGDAAGVTKDGPAGDVVAGRGRLAVPSFSDVHCHLDATRIGLPFRPHTGAPGVWAMTMNDRAHWRDDEWTVAERATHTLGRMIERGTTRVRSYAQIDADSGLERFEGVLAAKEAHAGRCEVEIMAFPQAGLLREKGVPDLMDRALSSGAAVVGGIDPCTLDRDPVRHLDIVFGLAERHQAPIDMHLHEPGPLGVFSVDLILERVRALGMAGQVTLSHAYDLGSVDEATTRRLIEEFAELDIAMATIAPAQHHALPLADLTAAGVRVGLGEDGQRDYWSPYGNADMLDRTWQLAFTNRYRADELIEHCMAVATLGGAAILDGGLPRLTSVADRPGLAVGDRADLLLVDGETVTSAVMDRGTDRTVLHDGRVVADGLKLVG
- a CDS encoding DUF6879 family protein; its protein translation is MPQSEPNFRELMEAAQHSAVHLEMRDIYGVGDEAADFTHWQSTGLRDSDPGSAYWTPWVDLISRAIKRGVTVRRARVVSEPVTEYIRYEHAGTSVNVHAGEKVRWLPRHRAAELLLPGSDLWIFDGSSVLFNHFTGEGNWAPRGMELRTEPKLVRQCADAFEAVWERGTPHDQYEIR
- a CDS encoding MarR family winged helix-turn-helix transcriptional regulator, yielding MLLFAGFRSAIDQLHARLAEEGHPDVRPAYGFALQAIGVRGATASEMGRRLGVSKQAAGKTVERLEELGYAERAADPADGRRKLVLLTARGVEVLVRSGQIFDELYAQWARVLGPERLAGLESDLRALVPGAVPGGGFRVDVAGWFGG
- a CDS encoding DUF4232 domain-containing protein, which gives rise to MNIRRTRVATAAATGLIAALALTGLSAATASAAPAKTTKIVTCTSATTKVAVSKVSKPVNHLLIKATNKGRTPCYAYYAPTLRFDQDQAATQINEDSTPQAVVTLDPGQTAYASVRTTGGGGHPRAAKKLGVGFANRAGNGTGSLTTSALPKGTRIDDSAEVTFWQSTSALALRW
- a CDS encoding HAD family hydrolase; its protein translation is MTKPVELVIFDCDGVLVDSERIAARVDATSLAELGWPLSEAEVVERFMGRSHADMIADIEKHLGRSLPDGWEAEQLRLYRTAMEAELTAVDGVVEALDQIRLPTCVASSSGHDALRHTLGLTGLYARFEGRIHSAADVANGKPAPDLFLRAAQHMGFDPEVCAVVEDSRYGVQAARAAGMRAFGYCGGLTPAEWLDGPGTVVFDDMRELPALLTRAGH